The Neochlamydia sp. S13 genome has a segment encoding these proteins:
- a CDS encoding DNA-directed RNA polymerase subunit alpha C-terminal domain-containing protein → MAVLEFKQETHLFPSKGHRKRSTEPSSATLPSFEETYKTSYSHGLENIYALENVDIKSIRRIETLSPKAPPPLKSKKELFTYEEDELDLGEEFRGWIPSFTTKVPIQVLELSKYIEKALLENGKKTIGDLTKASIEDFVFLRGIGQGHLEEINRKLNSYLESRSLGKCKKVDFLVWLQSLVATQERKKAYALLEPYNLTELFVLSPSEKVELRQLSLEKKQEWIQEVVNKMATPLQKQRVLENMQLVFNVFFKPWIRRRGGIATRHELIERMQRISANKAMGISVVNFLQTHFFDRKDCISLFLQEIEEEIYACDNHSIQEYKEIISKAFSYFYKPSIHYRLPELITLVEKELAKTWIGYQEGYVEKIIRLSPTFCIIRGSSGQLEVHCQKFSL, encoded by the coding sequence ATGGCAGTATTAGAATTTAAGCAAGAAACGCATTTATTCCCTTCAAAAGGGCATCGGAAGCGCTCTACAGAGCCTTCTTCTGCCACCTTGCCATCCTTTGAGGAAACCTATAAAACTTCTTATAGCCATGGCCTAGAAAATATTTATGCTTTAGAAAATGTTGATATCAAGTCCATAAGACGTATAGAAACGCTTTCTCCAAAAGCCCCTCCTCCCTTAAAAAGCAAAAAAGAATTGTTCACATATGAGGAAGATGAATTAGACCTAGGAGAGGAGTTTAGAGGCTGGATACCCTCTTTCACCACAAAAGTTCCCATCCAAGTTTTAGAATTATCTAAATATATTGAAAAAGCTCTTCTAGAAAACGGCAAAAAAACTATCGGGGATCTAACGAAAGCTTCTATAGAGGACTTTGTTTTTTTACGTGGAATAGGTCAAGGACATCTTGAAGAAATTAATCGAAAGTTAAACAGTTATCTAGAAAGTCGCTCGCTTGGCAAATGCAAAAAAGTAGATTTTTTAGTTTGGCTGCAAAGCTTGGTCGCTACGCAAGAACGAAAAAAAGCTTATGCACTTTTAGAACCCTACAATCTCACGGAGCTTTTTGTCCTCTCCCCTAGCGAAAAAGTAGAATTGCGTCAATTGAGTTTAGAAAAAAAGCAAGAGTGGATCCAAGAAGTGGTAAATAAAATGGCTACTCCTCTGCAAAAGCAGAGAGTCCTCGAGAATATGCAGCTGGTTTTTAATGTATTTTTTAAACCCTGGATTCGCCGCCGTGGGGGCATAGCCACTCGCCATGAACTTATCGAGCGCATGCAACGTATCAGCGCCAACAAAGCGATGGGTATAAGCGTAGTTAACTTTCTGCAAACCCACTTTTTTGATCGTAAAGATTGTATTTCTTTATTTTTACAAGAAATTGAGGAAGAAATCTATGCTTGCGATAACCACAGCATTCAGGAATATAAGGAAATAATATCTAAGGCTTTCTCTTATTTTTATAAGCCCTCTATTCACTATCGATTACCCGAGCTAATTACCTTGGTAGAAAAAGAATTGGCAAAAACGTGGATAGGATACCAAGAGGGTTACGTGGAAAAGATTATACGCTTATCTCCCACTTTTTGTATTATTAGAGGCTCCTCGGGACAGTTGGAAGTTCATTGCCAAAAATTTTCTCTATAA
- a CDS encoding type II toxin-antitoxin system HicA family toxin codes for MGKTREALLRPAEVKITEGEGSHIRFVLNGIRATFHRPYPKKETDKSALVSMRRFLENAGVKP; via the coding sequence ATAGGTAAAACTAGAGAAGCTCTATTACGCCCTGCTGAGGTAAAGATTACCGAGGGAGAAGGATCGCACATACGATTTGTATTAAATGGCATACGGGCTACTTTCCACCGTCCTTATCCTAAAAAAGAGACTGATAAAAGCGCTCTAGTTTCGATGCGGCGTTTCTTAGAAAATGCAGGAGTAAAACCATGA
- a CDS encoding PotD/PotF family extracellular solute-binding protein, whose product MRKWLFFMIAFVYLAILVTTCSTPENELHLYIWADYIKPELIEKFEREHNCRVVYDTFDSNESMYARLKLGVTGYDVIFPSGYTYELMLQQKMLNPIPITSLSYLKNLTPHYTPEKFEGGSVIYGVPFAMSYSGIAYRKDKIKVEDQSWGIFGRLDMRGRMTMLNDMRETIGAALKYLGFSANSINKAEINQAVDQLLVWKKNLAKFESEQNKHGIASAEYIVAQGYNGDMLQVMRENSHVGFFIPQEGSIISLDYAVVPQHAPNPSLAHAFINFLLEGAVAAENMQFTCFPSPNQAAYALLPKELQENPSLFPPQAILDKSEVLRYLGKDGELYNQAWDKVKKS is encoded by the coding sequence ATGAGAAAGTGGCTGTTTTTTATGATCGCTTTTGTCTATTTAGCCATCCTTGTTACCACTTGCAGCACCCCTGAGAATGAACTGCATTTGTATATTTGGGCGGATTACATTAAACCTGAGCTTATTGAAAAATTTGAGCGGGAGCATAATTGCCGGGTAGTATACGATACTTTTGATAGCAATGAGTCCATGTACGCCAGATTAAAGTTAGGCGTTACAGGTTATGATGTGATCTTTCCTAGTGGCTATACCTATGAGCTGATGCTGCAGCAAAAAATGTTGAATCCTATCCCTATCACCTCACTTTCCTATTTAAAAAATCTTACCCCTCATTATACGCCTGAAAAGTTTGAGGGGGGCAGTGTCATCTATGGAGTACCTTTTGCGATGAGCTACAGTGGGATTGCTTATCGCAAAGATAAAATTAAAGTGGAAGATCAAAGTTGGGGAATATTTGGCCGATTAGATATGCGTGGACGCATGACGATGCTTAATGATATGCGGGAAACCATAGGAGCAGCCCTAAAATATTTAGGCTTTAGCGCCAACAGTATTAATAAAGCAGAGATTAATCAAGCGGTTGATCAGCTGCTTGTATGGAAGAAAAATTTAGCTAAATTTGAGAGTGAACAGAATAAACATGGAATCGCTAGTGCTGAATATATTGTGGCGCAAGGATACAATGGTGATATGCTCCAAGTCATGAGGGAAAATAGCCACGTAGGATTCTTTATCCCTCAAGAAGGCTCTATTATTTCACTTGATTATGCTGTTGTTCCGCAACACGCTCCTAATCCTAGCCTAGCACATGCTTTTATTAATTTCTTATTGGAAGGAGCGGTAGCTGCAGAAAATATGCAATTCACCTGTTTTCCTTCACCCAACCAAGCTGCTTATGCTCTTTTACCTAAAGAACTGCAGGAAAACCCCTCTCTTTTTCCTCCTCAAGCAATATTAGATAAATCCGAGGTACTGAGATATTTAGGTAAAGATGGCGAACTTTATAATCAAGCTTGGGATAAAGTTAAAAAGAGTTGA
- a CDS encoding ABC transporter permease: MKKSRFPFIITIIVLIFLYLPIIVLFINSFNDSRFGGEWAGFTWKWYERLLRERALWQSFRNSLIVALSATFASSILGTTAALALYRYKTRFQKAHYGLVYVPLVIPDILTGMSLLLLFMALNIKLGLFTVFITHTTFCLSYVTMVILARLQNFDFSIIEAAQDLGASSWTVLRKVLIPLLAPGIAAGAMLAFTLSIDDFVITFFVVGQGTTTLPIYIYSMIKYGSTPVINALSVILLIFTFIIIWLTQHLSEE, from the coding sequence ATGAAAAAAAGCCGGTTCCCTTTTATCATTACTATTATCGTTCTGATTTTTCTTTATCTTCCCATTATTGTGCTTTTTATTAATTCTTTTAATGATTCGCGTTTTGGGGGAGAATGGGCGGGATTTACCTGGAAATGGTATGAACGTCTTTTACGCGAGCGAGCCTTGTGGCAATCTTTTCGCAACTCGTTAATTGTAGCCTTAAGCGCTACTTTTGCCTCTTCAATCTTAGGGACGACAGCGGCTCTAGCCCTTTATCGCTATAAAACGCGTTTTCAAAAAGCCCACTATGGTTTAGTCTATGTGCCTTTAGTTATCCCAGATATTTTGACTGGGATGAGCTTGCTATTATTGTTTATGGCTTTAAATATTAAACTAGGCTTGTTTACGGTATTTATCACGCATACAACCTTTTGTCTTAGTTATGTGACGATGGTGATATTAGCTCGCCTGCAAAATTTTGACTTTTCCATTATTGAAGCAGCCCAAGATCTAGGAGCTAGCAGTTGGACGGTACTTCGCAAAGTTCTTATTCCTTTGCTTGCTCCAGGCATTGCGGCAGGCGCCATGTTAGCTTTTACCCTTTCTATAGATGATTTTGTCATTACTTTCTTTGTGGTAGGCCAAGGGACAACCACTCTACCTATCTACATCTATAGTATGATAAAATATGGATCCACCCCTGTGATTAATGCATTATCGGTAATTTTACTGATCTTTACTTTTATAATTATTTGGCTGACACAACATTTGTCAGAGGAGTAG
- a CDS encoding ABC transporter permease, whose amino-acid sequence MKKAKLEELALTIPSFIWLIIFFFIPTLVIFTFAFKPSDPFGGIGQGWTLENIYTLLDASYLLLIWRTVWLSVLTTVFCLACALPVGYQLARASTRTRQLILLLIIVPFWSSFLVRIFAWKALLHPEGFFKNFLVQLHLADPSVSLLYNSGTVLLVMVYTYLPFAVLPIYASASKFNFQLLEAAADLGSTRLYAFVKVFLPSIRKGLGTATLMVFIPAIGAYVIPDLVGGTQSEMIGNKIAQRTFIDRNLPLASGLSALLSIIILLPMSIFTLIQSKAKKLSFEGRAKE is encoded by the coding sequence ATGAAGAAGGCTAAGCTAGAAGAGCTTGCTCTAACCATACCCTCTTTTATATGGCTCATTATTTTCTTTTTTATTCCTACGCTTGTAATCTTTACTTTTGCCTTTAAGCCTAGTGATCCTTTTGGAGGCATAGGGCAAGGGTGGACCTTAGAGAATATTTATACTTTGCTGGATGCTAGCTATTTATTATTAATATGGCGAACTGTTTGGCTGAGTGTGCTAACCACAGTTTTTTGCCTTGCTTGTGCGCTACCGGTTGGCTATCAGCTTGCTCGTGCTTCTACAAGAACACGCCAGCTTATTCTATTACTAATCATTGTTCCTTTTTGGAGCAGCTTTCTCGTACGTATTTTTGCCTGGAAAGCTTTATTGCATCCTGAAGGCTTTTTTAAAAATTTTTTAGTGCAATTACATCTTGCAGATCCTTCCGTATCTCTTCTTTATAATTCCGGGACGGTGCTATTAGTGATGGTCTATACCTATCTGCCGTTTGCTGTCTTACCCATCTATGCTTCAGCTTCAAAATTTAATTTTCAATTGCTGGAAGCTGCAGCAGATTTAGGTTCTACTAGGCTCTATGCTTTCGTAAAGGTTTTTCTGCCCTCTATTCGAAAAGGCTTGGGAACAGCTACATTAATGGTATTTATTCCTGCTATTGGCGCTTATGTGATTCCTGATCTTGTAGGAGGGACGCAAAGTGAAATGATAGGTAATAAGATCGCTCAACGTACTTTTATAGATCGCAATCTACCTTTAGCAAGTGGCTTATCGGCGTTACTCTCTATCATTATCTTACTGCCCATGAGTATTTTTACCCTTATACAAAGTAAAGCGAAGAAATTAAGCTTTGAAGGGCGAGCAAAAGAATGA
- a CDS encoding ABC transporter ATP-binding protein — protein sequence MTDSLEFIGISKEFGNVKALQDVTFSIKKGEFFSLLGPSGCGKTSLLRIVAGFERPTQGKILLDGQDITHIPPHQRPVNTVFQNYALFPHLNIWENIAFGLRVAKKSQKEIDFEVDRMLHLIQLKELAYKMPDQISGGQKQRVAIARALINKPRVLLLDEPLAALDLKLRQKMLLELDLIHDEVGITFLFITHDQTEAMAVSDRIAVLRQGSLEQIGTPIELYEAPKSSFVAAFIGDTNFLDGHVAEKVSHDYSLLTLDNFPNVLCFNDKQLNVGDLVHLSVRPEKMHISREQPPHHPRHNQVPGVVEDVVYKGAHTNFWVRVEGHRIAVTQQHRRFLLDEHPIRWNDKVWIWWHADDGFILERYNPQVSIEKQGE from the coding sequence ATGACAGATTCCTTAGAGTTTATAGGTATATCCAAAGAATTTGGTAATGTAAAAGCCCTTCAAGATGTTACTTTTTCAATCAAGAAAGGAGAGTTTTTCTCTCTCTTAGGTCCTAGTGGCTGTGGTAAAACTTCTTTGCTGCGTATTGTAGCAGGTTTTGAGCGTCCAACCCAAGGAAAGATTCTTTTAGATGGGCAAGATATTACCCATATTCCTCCTCATCAACGTCCTGTTAATACTGTCTTTCAAAATTATGCGCTTTTCCCTCATCTTAATATTTGGGAAAATATTGCTTTTGGTCTACGTGTCGCTAAAAAGTCTCAAAAGGAAATCGATTTTGAGGTAGACCGCATGCTGCATTTGATTCAGCTTAAAGAATTAGCCTATAAGATGCCTGACCAGATTAGTGGAGGTCAAAAGCAACGGGTAGCTATAGCAAGAGCTTTAATTAATAAACCACGCGTCTTATTGCTAGACGAACCTCTGGCAGCATTAGATCTTAAGTTGCGTCAAAAAATGCTACTCGAATTAGATTTGATTCATGATGAGGTAGGTATTACCTTTTTATTTATTACCCATGATCAGACTGAAGCGATGGCCGTAAGCGATCGTATTGCTGTTTTGCGGCAAGGTAGCCTTGAGCAAATAGGAACTCCTATTGAACTCTATGAAGCTCCTAAAAGCAGCTTTGTGGCAGCTTTTATTGGCGATACTAATTTTTTGGACGGCCATGTAGCTGAAAAAGTTTCGCATGACTATAGTCTTTTAACGTTAGATAATTTTCCCAATGTTCTTTGCTTTAATGACAAACAGCTTAATGTGGGAGATCTTGTCCATCTGAGTGTGCGCCCGGAGAAAATGCATATTTCCCGCGAACAGCCTCCTCATCATCCTCGTCACAATCAGGTACCCGGAGTGGTTGAAGACGTGGTATATAAGGGAGCGCACACAAACTTTTGGGTAAGAGTTGAAGGTCATCGCATTGCTGTTACTCAGCAACACCGCCGCTTTTTACTTGATGAGCATCCTATTCGTTGGAATGATAAAGTGTGGATATGGTGGCATGCAGATGATGGCTTTATTTTAGAGAGATACAATCCCCAAGTTTCCATTGAAAAGCAGGGCGAATAA
- the aroE gene encoding shikimate dehydrogenase, whose product MICIVILGPTLEEARLQIQQASLHADLIELRLDYFIHREPTTLKSLLKEFPLPMIFTLRSKSQGGHYPYDEKTRLQEIKCLAACKPAYLDIEADVPHAFIKQISQDQPGIKLIISSHHFKDTPANLKDILDKLPVIKNGIYKIATHSFCTADILKQMQEAKNQQNIISISMGEDGQISRILAPVVGSPITYASLDEKRKAAPGQLPAQQLREIYGYKALNPQTALYGLIGDPVSASIGHLTHNALMQALNLNAVYVKMRVKPQDLKVCLNLMKKLGFQGLSVTMPLKREIIGFLDQVDEEALAIGAVNTLLLKDGQWIGYNTDGKGSLESIETWGAVKDKKIILLGAGGAARAIAFEARRKGAALIILNRTIQKAKQLAYDFGGQAGSLEMMQAYFQAGYDILINCTSHAFPIAPSNLSKEALVMDITSNPKDTDFLKSAIKRGCRIVYGYQMFIRQAVKQFKLWFPEKIDEKVALEILEKKALESLLVK is encoded by the coding sequence GTGATTTGCATAGTCATTTTAGGACCGACCCTAGAAGAAGCACGCTTGCAAATTCAGCAAGCCAGCTTGCATGCTGACTTAATTGAGCTGCGTTTAGATTACTTTATTCATCGCGAGCCTACTACCCTTAAGAGTTTATTAAAGGAATTTCCTTTACCGATGATTTTCACTCTGCGTTCTAAATCGCAGGGAGGTCATTATCCTTACGATGAAAAAACCCGTTTACAAGAAATTAAATGCTTGGCTGCTTGTAAGCCTGCCTATTTAGACATTGAAGCAGATGTGCCTCACGCTTTTATAAAGCAAATAAGCCAGGACCAGCCGGGCATTAAATTGATTATCTCTTCTCACCATTTTAAAGATACTCCTGCAAATCTGAAAGATATTTTGGATAAATTGCCTGTCATAAAAAATGGAATCTACAAAATCGCTACTCATTCCTTTTGTACTGCTGATATATTAAAACAGATGCAAGAGGCTAAAAATCAGCAAAACATCATTTCCATTAGCATGGGAGAAGATGGGCAAATAAGTCGAATTTTAGCTCCAGTTGTTGGAAGCCCAATAACTTATGCTAGCTTGGATGAGAAGCGTAAGGCAGCACCAGGCCAGCTACCTGCCCAGCAGCTGAGGGAAATCTATGGCTATAAAGCTTTAAACCCTCAAACGGCGCTATACGGCCTAATCGGAGATCCTGTATCAGCTAGCATAGGCCATCTCACTCATAATGCTCTTATGCAAGCTCTTAATTTAAATGCAGTTTATGTAAAAATGCGAGTAAAACCCCAAGATCTTAAAGTTTGTTTGAATCTCATGAAAAAATTAGGATTTCAAGGGTTAAGTGTCACCATGCCGCTTAAAAGAGAAATTATAGGCTTTTTAGATCAGGTGGATGAGGAAGCTCTCGCGATTGGGGCTGTAAATACTTTGCTATTAAAAGACGGGCAATGGATAGGCTACAATACGGATGGCAAGGGTTCTTTAGAAAGTATAGAAACGTGGGGAGCCGTTAAGGATAAGAAAATTATTCTTTTAGGAGCTGGAGGTGCTGCCCGCGCGATTGCTTTTGAAGCACGGCGCAAAGGAGCGGCACTCATCATTTTAAACCGTACTATCCAAAAAGCTAAGCAGCTAGCTTATGATTTTGGCGGCCAAGCGGGAAGCTTGGAAATGATGCAGGCATATTTTCAAGCTGGCTATGACATCTTAATTAACTGCACATCGCACGCCTTTCCTATAGCTCCTAGCAATCTTAGCAAAGAAGCGCTTGTTATGGATATTACTTCCAATCCTAAAGACACTGATTTTTTAAAAAGCGCCATCAAGAGAGGCTGCCGCATTGTATATGGATATCAGATGTTTATTAGACAGGCCGTCAAGCAGTTTAAGCTTTGGTTTCCTGAAAAAATTGATGAAAAAGTTGCTTTAGAAATTTTAGAAAAGAAAGCTTTAGAATCCTTACTTGTTAAGTAA
- the aroC gene encoding chorismate synthase has product MASNSMGNIFRITTWGESHGPAIGVVIDGCPAGLLLQEEDINQALALRAPGHNIYTSPRQESDRCQILSGVFEGKTTGTPISIFIKNRDVDSSKYEPIQNLLRPGHANFTYLEKYGLFDYRGGGRSSARETACRVAAGAVAKKLLRHYDIQVIAYLLQVANIAAKVSFSADLFDNVYKSPIYCPDAKAAKSMQKAIMQAKEEGDSLGGIVELIAHNLPVGLGDPIYEKLEANLAKAMMSLPATKGFEIGAGFQAVKMPGSTHNDSFQQHQEKITTATNHAGGTLGGISTGMPLIARVVFKPPSSVMKEMATVNRLGEAATFKLPAGSRHDPCVAIRAVPVVEAMAALVLADALLMNRLSRLE; this is encoded by the coding sequence ATGGCCAGTAATTCAATGGGAAATATTTTTAGGATTACCACATGGGGTGAATCCCATGGGCCCGCCATCGGCGTAGTTATCGACGGTTGTCCAGCAGGTTTACTGTTGCAAGAAGAAGACATCAACCAAGCATTGGCTTTACGTGCTCCTGGGCATAATATATACACTTCGCCTCGTCAAGAGAGCGATCGATGTCAAATCTTATCAGGTGTTTTTGAGGGTAAAACCACGGGCACTCCTATTTCTATTTTTATTAAAAACAGAGATGTAGACTCTAGCAAATATGAGCCTATCCAGAACCTTTTAAGACCCGGCCATGCTAATTTCACCTATTTGGAAAAATATGGCCTTTTTGACTATCGAGGAGGAGGGCGTTCATCAGCAAGAGAAACAGCCTGCCGAGTGGCAGCAGGAGCGGTGGCTAAAAAATTATTAAGGCATTACGATATTCAGGTTATAGCTTATCTTTTGCAAGTGGCTAATATAGCCGCGAAAGTTTCTTTTTCAGCTGATCTTTTCGATAATGTTTATAAAAGCCCTATTTACTGCCCGGATGCAAAAGCTGCTAAGTCTATGCAAAAGGCTATCATGCAAGCTAAAGAAGAGGGGGATTCTTTAGGAGGGATAGTTGAATTAATTGCTCATAACCTTCCTGTAGGATTAGGAGATCCTATTTATGAGAAGCTGGAAGCTAATTTGGCTAAGGCGATGATGAGCTTGCCTGCTACCAAGGGTTTTGAAATTGGCGCTGGCTTCCAAGCAGTGAAGATGCCAGGTTCTACCCATAATGATTCCTTTCAGCAGCACCAAGAAAAAATTACCACTGCTACTAATCATGCCGGTGGAACATTGGGAGGGATTTCTACTGGAATGCCTTTAATAGCACGTGTGGTATTTAAGCCTCCCTCAAGTGTGATGAAAGAGATGGCAACTGTTAATAGGCTAGGGGAGGCGGCTACATTTAAGCTGCCGGCAGGTTCGCGTCACGATCCTTGTGTCGCTATTCGAGCCGTGCCGGTAGTGGAAGCTATGGCAGCACTTGTATTAGCTGACGCTCTTCTTATGAATCGTTTATCGAGGTTAGAGTGA
- a CDS encoding shikimate kinase, producing the protein MNIILAGPPLTGKTTLGKQVACKFGWPFIDTDMLVEKCYKNEKNIEVSCREIFKREGETQFRAYEQEAVLSLQGYTHSVISLGGGALEKLDNVRILKKIGKIIYIKTSLALLEKRLLDHSLPSYLENEEKPLEAFQKLVRRRSPFYELYADQIIETGSLSASQIVAIIYESYHGQ; encoded by the coding sequence ATGAATATTATTTTAGCAGGACCGCCACTAACTGGAAAAACAACGTTAGGTAAGCAAGTAGCCTGTAAATTCGGTTGGCCATTCATCGATACCGATATGTTAGTTGAGAAATGCTATAAAAATGAAAAAAATATTGAAGTTTCTTGCCGTGAGATCTTTAAGAGGGAAGGGGAGACTCAATTTCGTGCGTATGAGCAAGAAGCTGTTTTATCCTTGCAAGGTTATACTCATTCGGTTATTTCTCTAGGTGGAGGAGCTTTAGAAAAGTTAGATAATGTAAGGATTCTTAAAAAAATAGGTAAAATCATTTATATAAAAACTTCTTTGGCACTTTTAGAAAAACGATTATTAGATCATTCACTTCCTTCCTATCTGGAGAATGAAGAAAAGCCTTTGGAAGCTTTTCAGAAGCTAGTAAGAAGGCGCTCTCCTTTTTACGAATTATATGCTGACCAAATCATTGAAACAGGTTCCCTAAGTGCCTCTCAAATTGTAGCAATTATTTACGAGAGTTATCATGGCCAGTAA
- the aroA gene encoding 3-phosphoshikimate 1-carboxyvinyltransferase has protein sequence MKTLVVRPSSLSGEIQIPSSKSQTHRAILLGSLGKNVSLVYHYLNSPDCLAMMEACRYLGAKITAQGDHLQIEGIGGNIWGAENVINAHNSGIVLRFISAIAALGSHPIVITGDESIRHQRPMHVLLKTLKQLGVQAISTRGDGFAPVIIKGPLRPGQGVIEDGSDSQNISSLLMAAIFLKGTLELEVHQTGEKPWIDLTLDWLKRLKVPYENHRYKNFKVQGIGSYDGFEYAVPGDWSSAAFPIAAAIVTRSEVVLNNLSMHDLQGDKAIVNIFKQMGAGIEIDEQAHSIHVYPRASLKGITVDINDCIDALPILAVVACYAEGQTSIINAAVARQKECDRIACIATELNKMGALIQESHSGLCITGNPLKGASVFSHKDHRMAMALAVAGMGAKGETAIYPSNCIEKTYPTFVQDFKRLGAHIEEV, from the coding sequence ATGAAAACATTAGTAGTAAGGCCTTCATCTCTTTCAGGGGAAATTCAAATTCCTTCTTCTAAGTCACAAACACACCGAGCCATTTTATTAGGATCTTTAGGAAAAAATGTTTCTCTTGTCTACCATTATTTAAATTCTCCCGACTGCCTGGCCATGATGGAAGCTTGCCGTTATCTGGGAGCTAAAATTACTGCTCAAGGCGATCATCTACAGATTGAAGGTATCGGAGGAAACATTTGGGGAGCAGAAAATGTGATTAATGCCCATAATTCTGGTATAGTCTTACGTTTTATTTCTGCCATTGCTGCTTTAGGGAGTCACCCTATAGTCATTACGGGTGATGAATCAATCCGGCATCAACGTCCTATGCATGTCCTTCTTAAAACTTTAAAGCAATTGGGAGTACAAGCGATCTCCACGCGAGGAGATGGATTTGCGCCTGTGATTATAAAAGGACCTTTAAGGCCAGGGCAGGGTGTTATAGAAGATGGTTCTGACTCTCAAAATATCTCTTCTTTGCTAATGGCTGCTATTTTTTTAAAAGGTACTTTAGAGCTAGAGGTGCATCAGACTGGTGAAAAACCTTGGATTGATTTAACTTTGGATTGGCTCAAAAGATTAAAAGTGCCTTATGAAAACCATCGCTATAAAAATTTTAAAGTTCAGGGAATAGGTAGTTATGATGGCTTTGAATATGCAGTACCAGGAGATTGGAGCTCTGCTGCTTTTCCTATAGCTGCTGCTATCGTTACCCGGTCGGAAGTTGTGCTTAATAACCTTTCTATGCACGATCTGCAAGGGGATAAAGCTATTGTCAATATTTTTAAACAAATGGGTGCTGGCATAGAGATTGATGAGCAGGCCCACAGCATACATGTCTATCCAAGAGCATCTTTAAAAGGTATTACTGTAGATATCAATGATTGCATAGATGCTCTTCCTATCCTTGCTGTTGTGGCTTGCTATGCGGAAGGTCAAACCTCGATTATCAACGCAGCGGTGGCGCGTCAGAAAGAATGTGATCGCATAGCTTGTATAGCTACAGAATTAAATAAAATGGGAGCTCTTATTCAGGAGTCTCACTCGGGCCTCTGTATTACAGGAAATCCATTAAAGGGAGCCTCTGTTTTTTCTCATAAAGATCATCGGATGGCGATGGCCTTAGCGGTAGCGGGAATGGGCGCAAAAGGTGAAACAGCTATTTATCCTTCTAATTGTATTGAAAAAACATACCCAACTTTTGTTCAAGATTTTAAGCGCTTAGGTGCTCATATAGAGGAAGTTTAA
- a CDS encoding ROK family protein, translated as MAKKYAIGMDIGGTKIEIGLVDRYGTIHHKKRISTQANRQQEVIEQEIIQTIQEFHDLGKNFICGIGIGVPGQVSAKDGSIVFAPNLNWHNISLKKKIEEVTSLPVTITNDGRAATWGEWLNGAGKGSNNIVCVFVGTGIGGGIVNEGKVMSGYTNCAGELGHTIIQMNGPLCTCGSHGCFEAMASGWTIAKKAKEWAYNNPSQGKALLNLTNGDISTISAKLVIQAYKEGDILAGQILNEVMEALTIGCSNMINIFNPERLILGGGIIHGLPEAVDYIKKRVKNYALKAATSTLEILPAIFTEDAGTIGAGALAWHQHLNSSKNKETLI; from the coding sequence ATGGCAAAAAAATATGCAATTGGGATGGATATTGGAGGCACTAAGATTGAAATAGGCTTGGTCGATCGTTATGGCACTATTCATCACAAAAAAAGAATTTCCACCCAAGCTAATCGCCAGCAAGAAGTGATTGAACAGGAGATCATCCAAACGATTCAAGAATTTCATGATTTGGGGAAAAATTTTATCTGCGGGATTGGAATTGGTGTACCGGGGCAGGTCAGCGCTAAGGATGGTTCCATCGTTTTTGCTCCCAATTTAAATTGGCATAACATTTCTTTAAAGAAAAAGATTGAAGAGGTAACTTCCTTGCCTGTAACTATTACCAATGATGGACGTGCAGCTACCTGGGGAGAGTGGTTAAATGGCGCAGGAAAAGGCAGCAATAATATTGTGTGTGTATTTGTTGGCACAGGAATTGGCGGCGGTATCGTCAATGAAGGCAAAGTTATGTCTGGCTACACTAACTGTGCGGGCGAGTTAGGTCATACAATTATTCAAATGAATGGTCCACTTTGCACCTGTGGAAGCCATGGATGTTTCGAGGCGATGGCCTCAGGATGGACGATAGCCAAAAAAGCCAAAGAATGGGCCTACAATAATCCTTCCCAAGGAAAAGCTTTATTAAATCTTACCAATGGAGATATTTCCACGATCTCAGCAAAGCTTGTCATTCAAGCCTATAAGGAAGGTGATATCCTAGCAGGCCAAATTCTAAATGAAGTCATGGAGGCTTTAACGATTGGCTGTAGCAACATGATTAATATTTTTAATCCTGAGAGGTTAATTTTAGGAGGCGGTATTATTCATGGGTTACCCGAAGCAGTGGATTATATAAAAAAGAGAGTTAAAAATTATGCGCTAAAAGCAGCCACTTCCACGCTTGAAATTTTACCCGCCATCTTCACTGAAGACGCCGGCACTATAGGTGCTGGAGCTTTAGCCTGGCATCAGCATTTGAACTCTTCCAAAAATAAAGAAACTCTGATTTAA